Genomic segment of Arthrobacter antioxidans:
GGCGCCGACGTAGGTGAGGGCCTGCGGCACCTCCCCGAGCGGGAAGGTACGGTCGATGTGGATGCGAAGATCGCCGTCGACGCACCGCTGCGCGACGGGCTCGAAGTGCGCGGGGCCTCCCCTGACAGCGAGGACCCCGAGCCGCCGTCCGGTCAGCAGGCCCAGCGCGGTTCCGAGGGTCACGACCTGCAGTAGCGCCCGCGTGGTTCCGCCCACGCAGAGATACCGGCCGCCGCGGGTCAGCGCCCTCCCGTAGGCGAACGCGGATCGGTGAGCCACGAGATCCAGCACCAGGTCGTAGGGCTCGAGCCTGGTGAAGTCCTGGCGGCGGTGGTCGATCACCTCATGGGCCCCGAGGCTTCGCATGAAGGCGAGCTTGCGGGCGTTGTCCACGCCGGTCACATGGGCGCCCGAGGACCTCGCGAGCTGGATCGCGAACGATCCCGAACCGCCGCCCGCCCCGTTGATCAGCACACGCTGCCCGGGGTGTGCGCGGGCGGTGCCCTGGAGGGCGATCGAACCTGCCTGCGGCAGCGTCGAAGCCTCGGCGAACGTCAGCTCAGGAGGCTTGCGGGCCAGCGCGGCTTCGGGGACCACAGCGTACTCGGCGAAGCCGCCCTTGAACCCCAGATTGTCGCCGTACACCTCATCGCCCCGCCGGAACCGCGTGACCCCGGAGCCGACGGCGGCCACCCTCCCGGCGATATCGGAGCCGAGCACCCGCCGGGCCGGGGCACGCAGGCCACCGAGCCGCGCATACACGGGCTTTCCGCGGAGCCCCTCCCAGTCCGAGAGGTTGATCGACGTCGCGGCGACCTCGACGAGCACCTGGTGTGCCCCCGGCGTCGGAACCGGGACGTCCTCCAGCCTCAGCACGTCCGGCGGGCCGTAGCGCTCGTACACGACGGCCTTCATACGGCACTGCCCACCGTGGAACAGACGGAATCGACCATGCGGGTCAGGATACCGGGGGCATCCCGTAGCTGAAGCCCCTCTGCGGAGAGTTCCGCCGGCGCAGGCACGTCGCTCTGCCACTATCCGGTGAGTGACGTTCTTTGGGACGCCCAGATCGAACCGACCTGAGTCAGATGCTCGTCGTAGCAGGCCTGTATGTCCTCGCTGGTCGGACCATCGTCACCGCTGTAGGAGGACTGGAAGCCCAACTGCCTGCCGTCCTGCTGGTACTCACTGGTGTTGTCCCGCATCGCACGCTTCTCGTCCTCCGAGAAGGACGCAGCGTAGGCGCAGCCACTCAGCAGGAGAGCTGCGCAGCCGGCAGCAACGACGGCGGATCTGGTCCCCATGGAGCATCCTGCCGCACGAGCGAAGAAGCGTCCACGGCCGGTGGGGTGTCCCTGGCGAGGGGACAGACCGAACCGAGCCTCAGTCCTCCCGGACAGGGATAGCGGCACGGCATGCACTGCGCGTCACCGCCCGATCTACCATGAGGTACGGGCGTGGGTCCGCCACGTGCGCACGAGGTCTGGAGGAACCATGAGAGCAGCACGCTATTACGGACGAGGGGACATCCGTGTCGATGAGGTTCCCGAGCCCGAGGTGGAGCCCGGCACGGTGGGCATCGACGTGGCCTGGTGCGGGATCTGCGGCACGGATCTGCATGAGTACCTCGAAGGCCCGATCTTCTGCCCCACCCACGACACCCCTCACCCGATCTCGGGTGAGACGCTGCCCATCACGCTGGGGCACGAGTTCTCCGGCGTCGTCTACGCGGTAGGCGACGGCGTAGACGACCTCGCAGTAGGCCAGCATGTCGTCGTCGAGCCCTACATCATCGGCGACGACGTCGAGACCGGTCCGGAGAGCACGGACTACCACCTGTCCCAGAACATGAACTTCATCGGCCTGGCCGGACGCGGCGGTGGCCTCGGCGAGAAGATCGCCGTGCAACGACGCTGGGTGCATCCCATTGCCGCGTCGGTGCCCCTCGATCAGGCAGCGCTGATCGAGCCCCTGTCGGTGGGCTATCACGCCGTGAACCGCTCCGGGGCGCAGGCCGGGGACGTGGCCCTGGTGGGTGGAGCGGGACCGATCGGCCTGCTGACCGCAGCCGTCCTCAAGGCCCTCGGCGTCACGGTGGTGATGTCCGAGCTCAGCCCGCTGCGACGCCAGAAGGCGCTCGAGTCC
This window contains:
- a CDS encoding NAD(P)-dependent alcohol dehydrogenase produces the protein MKAVVYERYGPPDVLRLEDVPVPTPGAHQVLVEVAATSINLSDWEGLRGKPVYARLGGLRAPARRVLGSDIAGRVAAVGSGVTRFRRGDEVYGDNLGFKGGFAEYAVVPEAALARKPPELTFAEASTLPQAGSIALQGTARAHPGQRVLINGAGGGSGSFAIQLARSSGAHVTGVDNARKLAFMRSLGAHEVIDHRRQDFTRLEPYDLVLDLVAHRSAFAYGRALTRGGRYLCVGGTTRALLQVVTLGTALGLLTGRRLGVLAVRGGPAHFEPVAQRCVDGDLRIHIDRTFPLGEVPQALTYVGAGHALGKVVVLP
- a CDS encoding 2,3-butanediol dehydrogenase, which encodes MRAARYYGRGDIRVDEVPEPEVEPGTVGIDVAWCGICGTDLHEYLEGPIFCPTHDTPHPISGETLPITLGHEFSGVVYAVGDGVDDLAVGQHVVVEPYIIGDDVETGPESTDYHLSQNMNFIGLAGRGGGLGEKIAVQRRWVHPIAASVPLDQAALIEPLSVGYHAVNRSGAQAGDVALVGGAGPIGLLTAAVLKALGVTVVMSELSPLRRQKALESGVADHALDPRATDVAAEVRKLTGGKGADVAFECTSVQVVLDTLMDALRPTGVLVVVSIWGKRSDFDIHKLVMKEIDLRGTIAYVNSHPAAIELVESGKIDLAPFITGRIGLDGLVEEGFDTLIHRNETAVKILVSPSGTGL